ACGTCCATGATGACGCCGCCCTGCTGCATCCGCGCGAACCCGCGCTTGACGAGTTCGGTGCCGCGCTTGAGGTCTTCGAGATCGGTCTCCTCGGCCATGGTGGGTCTACCGTCCGGATTCACTTAACCCTCGTCTTCGGCGAGTCAGGGGATACCACGACCGCTACCGTTTTGCCACGCCCGCTCGACCCCCGCACAATGGCCGAAGCAGGCGGTGCTGGTGCGCTGGGTCGGTTCCTCGACGGGTCGATACCCGACCGCGAGGCGCTGCCGTGGTACGTCGCGCCGGTGCCCGCTATCCTCGAAGACCTCGGGCTTCGGCTCGCGTGGCTCGTCGTCGCCGTCAACCTCGCAGGTACCGCTTTCGGCTTCTGGTACTACCGCTTCCAGTTCGCGTTCGAGCCGTTGGCGGCGTGGCCGGTGGTCCCCGACAGCCCCATGGCGACCCTGTTCATCGCGCTCTCGATCGCCGCCTGGAAGCTCGGCCGGTCGAACGAGCTGCTCGACATGCTCGCCTTCTTCGGCTGTCTCAAACTCGGCTTCTGGACGCCGTTCACCCTCCTGGCCTTCCACGACGCCTTCCTCGCGAGCACCCCGCTCTGGCTCTATCTATTCCTCTTCTTCAGCCACCTCGCGATGGCCGTCGAGGGGTTCGTGATCCACCGCTACAGCGACTTCTCGGTCTGGGCGGTCGCTATTGCCCTCCTCTGGTACGGCTTCAACGACGTCGTGGACTACTTCATCCCGATCGTCGGAACGACCCACCACACACAGCTGCCGGGCCAGTACGTCGTCGGCGGCGTCATCCAGCACGTCTGGCCGGTCCACCGGGTCGCCGCCGCGGGCGCGGTGGTGCTCACCATGACGATCACGTTTCTGGCGCTCACGACCCGGATCGAGAAGTTGCAACGCGCCGATAGCTGAGACCGCCGAAGGGTTGAAGCCGCCCGCGAGCGTGGTGAAAGTGATGGCGGACGATGGGATGCTCTCGTGGGACGAGTCGGTCTTCCGTGACGAACACGTCTTCGAGGTCGACTACCTCCCCGAGACGTTCCACCACCGCGAGAATCAACTCAACGGGCTCCAGTACGCCCTCCGGCCCGCGGTCCGTGGCTCGCGCCCGCTCAACGCGATGGTTCGCGGCCCACCCGGAACGGGGAAGACCACCGCGATCCAGAAGCTCTTCGCCGAGCTCGACGGCCGGCGTGGCGTGAGAACCGTCAGAGTCAACTGTCAGGTCGATTCGACCCGCTACGCCGTCTTTTCACGGATCTTCGAGGCGATCTTCGAGTACGAACCGCCCGCGAGCGGGATCTCCTTCAAGAGCCTCTTCGAGCAGATCGCCGACCACCTCACCGACGAGAACGAGGTTCTCACCGTGTGTCTCGACGACGTGAACTACCTCTTCTACGAGGGCGAGGCCTCCGAGACCCTCTATTCGCTTCTCAGAGCCCACGAGACCCACGCCGGCGCGAAAGTCGGCGTTCTCTTGGTTTCCTCGGACCTCGACCTCGACGTGGTGGCCGAACTCGACAGTCGCGTCCAGAGCGTCTTTCGCCCGGAAGAGGTGTTCTTCCCGGCCTACGGCGAGAACGAGGTGGTCGACATCCTCGACGAGCGGGTGCGGCGCGGCTTCCGTGAGGGGGTGGTGGGGCCGACGGTTTTGGATCGGGTCGCCGAACTCACCGCCGGCACGGGCGACCTCCGGGTCGGGATCGACCTCCTGCGGCGCGCGGGCCTCCACGCCGAGGGTCGCGCGAGCGAGCGCGTCGAGGCCGAGGACGTCGAAGCCGCCTACGAGAAATCGCGTCACGTCCACCTCTCACGGCGGGTGCGCGGGCTCACCGACTCCGAGCGCGCGCTGCTCCGTGTCGTCGCCGAGTACGACGGCGACCGCGCGGGTGACGTCTACGAGGCCTTCCACGACGAGACCGACCTCGGCTACACCCGCTACTCCGAGATCGTCAACAAGCTCGACCGGGTAGGCCTCATCGAGGCCACCTACACCACCGTCGAGGGTCGCGGCCGCTCGCGCGAGCTCTCGCTGGCCTACGACGCCGACGCGGTTCGTGACCGGCTGTCGTAATAAAACAGCATTTTCTGAAGGTCTCCTCTATAGAAAACGTGGTAGAAATTGTTAACGATTGAACCAGATATCTACAGTAACCGCTGTTCAAAACTATCGAGTTGAATTTTCACAAGAGACATCACAGACGCTCTTATTCAAATTCGGTTATGACCGGTGCAGAGTGACGCTACAGCTAAAGAGACGTTGTAGCGACGAGGTTCTATCAAACCAACCGTGGGACATCAATTTGAATAGAGCCTGAATAGAGGGGGCGTAGATCAAAATAACCCCGAAGAATTTTAATTGAGCGCCGCTTATTCAATCACAAGCGATGATCGACGGGTATGATCTCCCGGACGAAGCACCTGGAGAATATATTCCTCTCCGTGAAGATAGAGGATTAGCAAAAGCGTATCGACCGAACCCCCTCCCTCCGAAATTAGCTGTCTCTTCTGAGATAGTAGAAGAGCTAACGTCAGCAGCATATGCGTTGGGCCAGTTAGATGGAGTCGCAGGCGAGGTTGAGCAACGTAATGCTATTTTCAGCTCTTTTGTCTACAAAGAAGCTGAACAATCGTCGCAAATTGAAGGAACTCGTGTGACGGTTTCCGAT
This is a stretch of genomic DNA from Halococcus salsus. It encodes these proteins:
- a CDS encoding DUF1405 domain-containing protein; this encodes MAEAGGAGALGRFLDGSIPDREALPWYVAPVPAILEDLGLRLAWLVVAVNLAGTAFGFWYYRFQFAFEPLAAWPVVPDSPMATLFIALSIAAWKLGRSNELLDMLAFFGCLKLGFWTPFTLLAFHDAFLASTPLWLYLFLFFSHLAMAVEGFVIHRYSDFSVWAVAIALLWYGFNDVVDYFIPIVGTTHHTQLPGQYVVGGVIQHVWPVHRVAAAGAVVLTMTITFLALTTRIEKLQRADS
- a CDS encoding ORC1-type DNA replication protein, which produces MADDGMLSWDESVFRDEHVFEVDYLPETFHHRENQLNGLQYALRPAVRGSRPLNAMVRGPPGTGKTTAIQKLFAELDGRRGVRTVRVNCQVDSTRYAVFSRIFEAIFEYEPPASGISFKSLFEQIADHLTDENEVLTVCLDDVNYLFYEGEASETLYSLLRAHETHAGAKVGVLLVSSDLDLDVVAELDSRVQSVFRPEEVFFPAYGENEVVDILDERVRRGFREGVVGPTVLDRVAELTAGTGDLRVGIDLLRRAGLHAEGRASERVEAEDVEAAYEKSRHVHLSRRVRGLTDSERALLRVVAEYDGDRAGDVYEAFHDETDLGYTRYSEIVNKLDRVGLIEATYTTVEGRGRSRELSLAYDADAVRDRLS